The following is a genomic window from Bacillota bacterium.
TCGCCATCAGCACCACGTCCGCCGTTTCCAGCGCCACATCGGTCCCGGCGGCGCCCATGGCGATGCCTACCGTGGCCGTCGCCAGCGCGGGGGCGTCGTTCACGCCGTCACCCACCATGGCCACGACCTCGCCGTTTTGCCGCCACCGGGCTACCAGCGCGGCTTTCTCGTCCGGCAACAGCTCGGCGTACACTTCGTCCACGCCTGCCTGGCGGCCGATGGCTTCGGCGACGCGCCGGTTGTCGCCGCTGAGCACCACAATCCGGCGCACGCCCTGCCGGCGGAGCTGCGCCACCGCCTCCGCGACGCCGGGCCGCAGTTCATCTCGCGTGGCCAGCACGCCCAACACCCGCGAGCCCCGCCCCACGAACATGATGGTCTTGCCTTCCGCCTCGAGCCGCTCCGCCGCGACGTCCAGCTCCGTGCAGTCGTCGCCGGTCATCTCCGCCACCAGCCGCCGGTTGCCGACCCACGCCTCCGCCGCGTCGTCATCGACGCGAGCGACGACCCCCCGGCCCGGCCAGGCGCGCGTGTCGGACGCTTCCGGCACGACGACGCCCGCCGCCCGCGCCGCGTCCAGCACGGCCGTAGCCAGCGGATGTTCCGAGCGGCTCTCCACCGCCGCGGCCAGCGCCAGCACCTCCCGTTCGTCGATCCCGGGAGCCGCCACCACGTCGGTCAGCCGCGGCCGGCCTTCGGTGAGCGTCCCCGTCTTGTCGAACGCCACCGTGGTCACTTGCGCCAAGTTCTCGATGTGCGCGCCGCCCTTAAACAGCACGCCGCTGCGGGCGCCGTTGGCGATGGCCGCCACGACCGGCGCCGGCACGGACATCGCCACCGCGCAAGGCGACGCGACGACCATGAGCGTAATGGCACGATACACGGCCGCGCCCGGATCGGCTCCCAGCGCGATAGGCACCAGCGCCGCCAGCACCGTCAAGCTCAAGACCGCCAGCACGTAATATTGCTCGATGCGGTCGATGAGGCGCTGGGTGGGCGCCTGCTGCCGGCGCGCTTCCTCCACGAGCCGGATGATTTTGGCCAACACCGTGTCTGCGGCCGGCTTCGTCACCCGCACCTCCAGCGCGCCCAGTTCGTTCAGCGTTCCGGCGTAGACGCGGTCGCCCACCGTCTTGTCCACAGGAACCGACTCGCCGGTGATGGACGCTTCCGTCAAGGACGATGCCCCGCGCACGATGACGCCGTCGATGGGCACCTGCTCGCCGGGCCGGACGACGATGACGTCGCCCGGTTTGAGCTCTTCGAGGGGCACCCGCTCCAGCGTCCCGTCCTCGTTCTTGCGCAGCGCTTCCGCCGGGCGCGCGGCGATCAGGTCAGCGACGGCGCGGTGCGTGCGGTCCAGCGAATAATGCT
Proteins encoded in this region:
- the cadA gene encoding cadmium-translocating P-type ATPase, which translates into the protein MWERHAPALAVLGNACCLGAAALAGWRGASGLLLTALFAGAYVAGGALSLVQGVRSLVSERRIDVDLLMVMAALSAAFIGEPFEGGVLLFLFSLSNALQHYSLDRTHRAVADLIAARPAEALRKNEDGTLERVPLEELKPGDVIVVRPGEQVPIDGVIVRGASSLTEASITGESVPVDKTVGDRVYAGTLNELGALEVRVTKPAADTVLAKIIRLVEEARRQQAPTQRLIDRIEQYYVLAVLSLTVLAALVPIALGADPGAAVYRAITLMVVASPCAVAMSVPAPVVAAIANGARSGVLFKGGAHIENLAQVTTVAFDKTGTLTEGRPRLTDVVAAPGIDEREVLALAAAVESRSEHPLATAVLDAARAAGVVVPEASDTRAWPGRGVVARVDDDAAEAWVGNRRLVAEMTGDDCTELDVAAERLEAEGKTIMFVGRGSRVLGVLATRDELRPGVAEAVAQLRRQGVRRIVVLSGDNRRVAEAIGRQAGVDEVYAELLPDEKAALVARWRQNGEVVAMVGDGVNDAPALATATVGIAMGAAGTDVALETADVVLMANDFGKLSHAIALSRRTKAVISQNLAFSLGVIAVLAALVLARGLALALGVVGHEGSTVLVVFNSLRLLLGTHRGGDGSAPVDTAGLSVLR